In a single window of the Melissococcus plutonius ATCC 35311 genome:
- a CDS encoding CRISPR-associated endonuclease Cas3'', with the protein MKFIAHYNQVTGEQQLLKDHLLETAALSKRFGKKLNLEAVCYVAGLLHDIGKYSDDFQNYLKQAMIDPNSVTRGSVDHSTAGGKLLYEYLHQKNQCPYQKLVAELVGNAIISHHSSHGLQDFIKPEEDFSLDYLKRVRDKELPEYGTIKKRFFEDCLSESEFLAYLEMATEELKAFFISENKPTENQLFFIAKMIYSCLLDADRTNTMNFETRTTYEPIQQKPLFLKYS; encoded by the coding sequence ATGAAATTTATTGCGCATTATAATCAAGTAACAGGTGAGCAGCAATTATTAAAAGATCATCTGCTTGAAACAGCAGCATTAAGTAAGCGCTTTGGTAAAAAATTAAACCTTGAAGCAGTTTGCTATGTAGCAGGACTTCTGCATGACATAGGAAAGTACTCAGATGATTTCCAAAATTATTTGAAACAAGCAATGATTGATCCAAATAGTGTGACTAGAGGCAGTGTCGATCACTCAACTGCTGGTGGAAAATTATTATATGAATACCTACATCAGAAAAATCAATGTCCCTATCAAAAATTGGTTGCTGAATTAGTTGGTAATGCTATTATTTCCCATCATAGTAGTCATGGATTACAAGATTTTATCAAGCCAGAAGAAGATTTTTCACTTGATTATTTAAAAAGAGTGAGAGATAAAGAGTTACCAGAATATGGGACAATAAAGAAACGTTTTTTTGAAGATTGTCTATCAGAATCAGAATTTTTGGCATATCTAGAAATGGCCACTGAAGAACTGAAAGCTTTTTTCATTTCTGAAAACAAACCAACGGAAAATCAGCTATTCTTTATTGCTAAAATGATTTACAGTTGTCTTTTAGATGCAGATCGGACCAATACAATGAATTTTGAAACAAGAACTACATATGAACCAATTCAACAAAAACCATTATTTTTGAAATATAGTTAA
- the cas3 gene encoding CRISPR-associated helicase Cas3': protein MSKRCLDFAKEPTGIYGLAIPTGGGKTLASLRFALEHTRIHEKERIIYVTPFTTIIEQNAQVVRDILKEDRYILEHHSNILQEEIVDQKNKQNQGGLEERREREEVSMKDNWEAPIIFTTMVQFLDVIYSRGTRNPRRFHQLYHAVIIFDEVQSLPVHCTYLFNEAINYLKNFAQTTSILCTATQPALNNLDKKLQKDKDILEKSELQKIEAAFERVEIIDKTTQSAWNIKDTVSLIEEILQERNNLLVILNTKKAVLELYQLLAEQSSEEIELYHLSTAMCPAHRKQILKEINVKLNAKNQQRKLVCITTQLIEAGIDISFEAVIRSSAGLDSIAQAAGRCNRNGEQPNKQPVYIIRLEKN from the coding sequence ATGTCAAAAAGGTGTTTAGATTTTGCCAAAGAACCAACAGGAATTTATGGATTAGCTATCCCAACCGGTGGTGGAAAAACATTGGCTTCTCTTCGTTTTGCCTTAGAACATACACGTATTCATGAGAAAGAACGTATTATTTATGTGACACCCTTTACAACCATTATTGAACAAAATGCTCAAGTAGTTCGTGATATTTTAAAAGAAGATCGGTATATTCTTGAACATCACTCGAATATTTTACAGGAAGAGATAGTTGATCAAAAAAACAAACAAAATCAAGGCGGACTTGAAGAAAGAAGAGAACGTGAAGAAGTATCCATGAAAGACAATTGGGAAGCACCAATTATTTTTACAACGATGGTTCAATTTTTAGATGTTATATATAGTCGAGGTACCAGAAATCCACGACGATTTCATCAGTTATATCATGCAGTAATTATTTTTGATGAAGTGCAGAGTCTTCCAGTACATTGTACTTATTTATTTAATGAGGCAATCAATTATTTGAAAAATTTTGCACAAACAACAAGTATCTTATGTACAGCAACACAACCTGCTTTGAATAATTTAGATAAAAAACTTCAAAAAGATAAAGATATATTAGAAAAGAGTGAACTTCAAAAGATTGAGGCAGCTTTTGAACGTGTTGAAATTATCGATAAAACAACGCAAAGTGCTTGGAATATTAAAGATACTGTCAGCTTGATTGAAGAAATATTACAAGAGAGAAATAATCTTTTAGTTATTCTGAATACAAAAAAAGCTGTTTTAGAGTTATATCAACTGCTGGCTGAGCAATCAAGTGAAGAAATCGAATTATATCATTTAAGTACGGCAATGTGTCCTGCTCATCGAAAACAAATTCTAAAGGAAATAAATGTAAAATTAAATGCAAAGAATCAGCAACGTAAACTTGTTTGTATCACTACGCAACTAATTGAAGCAGGAATTGATATTAGTTTTGAAGCAGTGATTCGATCGTCAGCTGGGTTGGATTCTATTGCTCAGGCAGCGGGTCGCTGTAATCGGAACGGAGAGCAACCAAATAAACAGCCAGTTTATATCATTCGTCTAGAAAAAAATTAG